The genome window GCGGAAGTCCTGCTCCGTCGCGCGCTCCATCCGCTCCGGCGTGGGAAACGCCGGTCGCGACTCGTCGCCAAGTCGCGCCGCCCCGCCGAACCGCGCGGCGATACGCTCCACGGTGAGCCGGATGCGCGGGATGTTGGACGCGGGCGAGCACACGAACGTCAGCAGGCACTCCCACGGGTCCTGGTCAACGAGGCGCATACCCCGGAACCGTGCGATGGCGCGGCGCATGTGGTCGTCCACGGCGATGCGCTCGTAGATGGCCTCCAGGTCGTCGTCCAGGCGCAGATAGGAGCGTACGGCCTGCGCCGCGCCCTCCTCGTCGCCGCGGACGCACCGGACGCGCAGCACTCCCCGCGCCTGACGCACATGCAACAGCCGCTCCCCGACAAGCCCGCACCACCACCCATCGTCCTCGCGTCGCCAGCGGAACGCCTGCCCTGACTCAAGGGTGTGCTCCAGGGACAGCGGGCCATCCGCGCGCAGGTCGAAGGTCGCCACGCGCCGCT of Dehalococcoidia bacterium contains these proteins:
- a CDS encoding DNA glycosylase; its protein translation is MTAATRRAAGRPSAEGRGERRVATFDLRADGPLSLEHTLESGQAFRWRREDDGWWCGLVGERLLHVRQARGVLRVRCVRGDEEGAAQAVRSYLRLDDDLEAIYERIAVDDHMRRAIARFRGMRLVDQDPWECLLTFVCSPASNIPRIRLTVERIAARFGGAARLGDESRPAFPTPERMERATEQDFRDLGGGFRSRYLARIVEIANADELDLALLREAPYAEARKALEALPGVGPKVADCVLAFSAGKMEAYPVDLHIYRETMQYYGGHFTAYAGRASVPYDAMGAWAREYFGGYAGYAQQYLFHGRRMGGS